Sequence from the Crassostrea angulata isolate pt1a10 chromosome 9, ASM2561291v2, whole genome shotgun sequence genome:
gggggggcaccagCCCAGTACAGTGTCTATATCCTATAAAAAGGCTGAGTGAAGAAGAGTTTCAGGACGTCGTACAGCAGCAGAAGGATGGAATATTCACTATAAGCGGTGCTGAGCGTAGAGGCAGTCAAATGAAGATTTTGCGACCCGGGCCAAGTGAAGGGCAGCTGGTAGACTCCTACATGGATGCAGAGTCACCGAACCCCAATTCCAGACTTTTCAAAGTGCTCCATCAAGAAAAAACTGCTAAACTATGGAACCATGCATTTAAAGAGCACTCACAGAAATTCCCAGACTGTGACAGTTCACTGGACTGGAACCAGCATGGGGAGGAAAAGAGAGGCCTGGCATGGATCCTTTCCATTCGATGTAAGAAGTGCCATTACACCAGTCACCGTGAAAAGCTGTACGAGGAAGTCAGTCGTTCAGGAAGGGGACGGAGAGCCGCACAGTTTAATGTTGCCATGGCTGTCGGCCACTTGGGTACCAGCCTTACAACAGAGGGCATGCGTGGTATGCTTCTTTGCGCAAACATCGAACCAGCATCAGCCACCAACATTCATCAGACCTGCAACAAAGTAGGCAAAATCATCACTGATGTGAGCAAAAAcagcatgaagaaaataaggcaGGACATTCAAGAGCTTAACGAGAAATGTGGACCTGCCAATACACCTATAAGAGCGGAAGGAGATGCCCGGTATAACAATGCCACCTTCAGTGCGATAGGGAAAACACCATTCCAAgctgccacacaagttacatacaCATTAAGTGAAAATCTTACCAAGAAGAACAATGTTGTGGCAGTGTTTTGTGGCAATAAACTGTGCAAGAAAGGCACCCATCTTAGAGCCAAGGGAAAGGAATTTACCTGCCCCGGACATGAAGGCTGCACTGCAACCATTCCTCCAGAGACcaccattaaagacaaaaagagaTGGGCTGCGAAATGCATCAGTGAGCTGCAAAGTGATGACTGTCCACTCATCATTTCCCATTTCACCAGTGATGGAGATAGTGCTGCTGCTTCCAATGCATCTGAAAAGCAAgggcatatgattgaaaacctcAAAGACCTGTGCCACTTCTTTGAATCTCAGAGAAAACAGACTGCTAAGGCTCCATTCAGCAGTCACATGTTTCCTGGAAGAACAAAAGCTATGGGAGAATCCATGCAGAGGAGATTTCCCCTGGACCTGAAGCTTAGATGCAGGACCGAGTACGAAAACTGCTACAAACACTACTCCAGTGACTTACCTTTGATGAAACGGGCCATGTAAACTGCTGTCCGTTCCATCATCAGCTGCTACCAAGGACAGTGCGGAAAGTCCTGCCAACTTCATTCCTTCTCCTGTCGCggactgaaaaacaacaagtggaactcttcagtgTTGCCTCGTGACTTTGAATTAAGCATGACAGAAGACATGTGCTTCTTAAAAGACTGTGTAAATCTGACTTTGGGACCTAATAATCttgatagaattaaatatcacacttgtacacaaaaatctgaatctgttaatagggcatatttaaaatcaaatccaaatgTATTACAAGAAGTAGACattttgaaagtagaatacataaagttgtgcactcactcaatcagggtcatggaaattcaacattggaactttgtgaatctgtaggggcacctgttgtaaaaggaagtagagtggtccatcatctaaaacaacagcaaaataggcaaaattactttaaaatgaaacaaaaactattaaaatataaattccaaagaaaattttatagatCTAAAAGATATCAGCTCtatgataaaaagtctaaagacACTTATAGTAAGTCACTAACAGATCCAAAGTTAAACAGGAAGTAGctaagtgtgggggggggggggggggcaccagCCCAGTACAGTGTCTATGTCCTATAAAAAGGCTGAGTGAAGAAGAGTTTCAGGATGTCGTACAGCAGCAGAAGGATGGAATATTCACAATAAGCGATGCTGAGCGTAGAGGCAGTCAAATGAAGATTTTGCGACCCGGGCCAAGTGAAGGGCAGCTGGTAGACTCCTACACTGATGCAGAGTCACCGAACCCCAATTCCAGACTTTTCAAAGTGCTCCATCAAGAAAAAACTGCTAAACTATGGAACCATGCATTTAAAGAGCACTCACAGAAATTCCCAGACTGTGACAGTTCACTGGACTGGAACCAGCATGGGGAGGAAAAGAGAGGCCTGGCATGGATCCTTTCCATTAGTAAGTCACTAACAGATCCAAAGTTAAACAGGAAGTAGctaagtggggggggggaggggggggggttatcatAGGTGGGTGGGGGGGTGTAGTTAGCatgtttgaaatgtttgttaTATTATACCTATCATATGAATTTTGTATTACATTTAATGATTGCTGTGTTTAAATAATGTGCACTGAATGTATGGTAATGTGTGAATGATGAGAGTGTGTAAAATGTGAAATGTCCTTTTATGGGGTTCTCAGttcatgtaaatatgttatatttttcattgtttatctgattaaaatgattgcaaacaATTATCTTGATTTTCTTACCTGTCTGATGTACACAACAACGAGGACTGAGACAATTGATTGAAATACGGGTATACAGGTGTCAAATTTCACCGTTGGTGACAAGACAGCATCCCGCATTGTTTATCCGCCATTGTTGATCTTTAACAAGGGAGACAACTCCTGAAATTcgaaaaaatgcaatttaaataaaagttcatgTTTCTCTTCAGGTCTcacacaaggaattaatttcaCTATATGTTACTATATAGCTTTAATTCAGTTACGGTAATTTATTAACTATACTCTCagcatataattcatgaacgagaaattttagttaaatgcttcaagaaaaattttagATCAGAAAAATAACGCCTTATGCGGTTTCAAGAGAGATAATTGATAGTAAACATACCTACCCCTAAGTACACGTGGGTTCAACATGTTGACAAACAGGCTCAGCACCATCCAGGAAGTTGCATCATgcgcatctaaaaaaaaaattccattgaAATTAGTGTGACAATTCCAATAATTCTCCTCGCCACCGAGTCCAAAATCAATACTATAGGCCTAAAATAAGGTGCCAAAAAAGGAAGtaagaaaagaaattgtctccatatatatggaactacaattgactaagttcagttTGATTGGCTATTTCCTTGCGTAAGACCTTTAACACGATTATAAATAAGGTTTATCATGAACATTGTTTATCCTTTCCAATGGTGTATCACTCCTAATGTATCGTGCacgtatactgttctatcgtgcatTAATCCTATCTGATCATGCGTGAATCCTATTCTattgtttatcttgtaaaaaataactttgttgGTATTGAACAGCTAGATTATTGTCAGCCCCGTTTAAATTTAACCAGCCTGGAGAAAACAGTTgacatatgttttttttcttcattcagAATCaggaattatttttcatataaaacattaaaaaatcagtttccattttcattatgtcataaatttcttttttcttttattgttttgttatctTCTACCTTTCTTGTCCGGGCTAGTTGACATAATAATTAGTCTGTAACATCATGTCTAAGAACTCTCACATGTCACTTGAAGTTACACTCTACTTGAATTAAATGCTTGTTTTGATAGATGTTAATGACCATTAAAGGAAAGCATAAGTGTGACTAagatttaatcaattaaaaagtCTTAAATCGCCGATCCCCACATTATATACGccttgcaaaaataaaaaaaataccacgtCCAGTCCAGTGCTCatataaacaaatttgtttGTCCGTGCCAAAAAAAACACTACTCCACTATACCTAAATTTCATAGATTTCAAGATAGCCTTTGACAGTATTCACAGaaacacactttgaaaatagtaagagCTTATGAAGTGCCAGAGAAAATTGTATCCTTCATCAAGTACATACACATTTTGTATGTGCAGTCATTCTAACTAACAAGGAGACTGGTTCTCAGTCAAGTCTGGAGTCAGATATAGATGGATTATCTCTGCCATTTTGTTTCTGATTGCCATCAACTGGGTATTGTAGAAAACAAGAGATGAGGCATTACTTGGTTCATAATGTCAATTTTAGAGGACCTCGATTTTGCAGATGAAATTGCACTACTGTCATCTCAACAAGACCATATGCAAgagaaatcataaatatttagcCATTAATATGCCATTCAAATTGGCCTTGAACTgaatacagcaaaactcgtttataacgaacacggatatagcgaatttacggctataacaaattttttttcaagtcccGGCAGAGTCCTTATATAATCCTTTATAAAATTGTTGCGTATAACGaacacggctataacgaatttacggttATAACAATAAAGTAGTTTTAAGATCCCCGCTGATGAAATTTGAACGTTTTTTATCCTTCCTATAACGAATTTTTTTCACTACAAAATTCATTTAAGATACGGGAATATTCctatattgaatatattttttcaacaaaatttattaaaaaatgtacgtaagaatttaaaatatatcttgTGTAGTGATGTAAATAGTAAAGTGTTCACGGACTTGCAAGGAATTTAGGAGTTTTGAGTTGTGTTCATTGTTCCTCTCGGTACACTAAGTCTAATTTGAGATATGTTCACCGTGATATATATGGTTAGTTTTTACTTGATTATCGTCATTCTCAACATGTCCTCGCCGTCTAGAAAAAGGAAAGCAATTACGCTAGAGACCAAGTATGAGATTATACAAGAGGTTGAAAAGGGGGGCCTTCCTAAAAAAGACGTTGCtgcaaagtttgaaattttaccAAACACACTGAGCACAATCTTGAAAAACAAAGATGACATCGTACAAAATTACGAATCAACAGGAATGAGTCCATCACGGAAACGCCATCGGTCCGTACCGCACGAGACAGTAGATTCCGCCTTATTAGAGTGGTTCAAAGAAAAAAGACATGAGAACATTCCTATAAGCGGTCCGTTACTGCTTCAAAAATCAGAGGACCTTGCTAAGAAATTAGGAGATCACACTTTTAAAGCGAATACAGGATGGCTGGATCGCTTTAAAACTCGACACGGGATCGTGTGCCGAGCTATTACTGGTGAGAGTGCGGTCGTAGATCCTAAAATCGTTGACGAATGGAGAGAAAAACTCCAGGAAGTTTTTTCTGTGGTCCCCTGAAATTCGCtataaacgagttttgctgtacaAAGAAAACTAAAGAAAAGGGTTCTGAATCAATACTTTGaatctaaaaaaaacataggtaatcacaaaTTACAGATaatttattgtatcatatacaatatatgatattatatataatgcaatattgtataattaatatgatacaataataacaattatatcatgtattgcaatatcatatgaaataatatcatgtacagtaataaaataataaataatacaatatcatacaatattgtatcataatatacaatactatacataacaatatcatgatacaatatcatatcatcaaaaaattgatacactatcatatcgtatcatattacttttcacaatataacatttcatattatattgtatcatattaaacaattagtgtatcatatcataaataaccatatcataggaatcatgttatatcatttaaccaAACACAACTATCAAGTTAGTTTGAGTAAGGTTGGagattttttttagcatccttgataattgaGATCAGGcgctgcatctgaagcaacctctgcaatTCAATTACCGTAATGTCTCGTGTATAACACGCACTCGTGTATAATATGCACCCCCAAAGTTGAccaaaaattggtaaaaaaacagcaggtcctatgtataacacgcacccaaaaaatgacaaaaatcagCGACCGCCATTCCCTCCAAAATTATCGATGTTAAATGATAATATTAAAATCCAAGCGTAATTTCTGTTATTTTGTGATCGGAACATAGCAAATACAATGAAAATCGACGGCCGCCATTTTCCCAAGAACTAtcgatgtttaatgataattttataacccaagagcaatttttgtaattttcccACAGAACTATCGatgtttaataataattttataacacAAGCGCAATTTTTGCCCAAGCGATATAAGTGTCAGTGTCTCATCTTAAAAAAACACAAGCCGTTTTTATCGTAATGAAACCCAAGCGCAATCACTGCAATTTCGTGATCGGAACTTAGCCCAAGCGATATTAGTGTCAGTGTCTCATCTAAAAAAAACACAAGCCGCTTTTTATCACAATTAAATGGGCGGagttacaaaatatgtattgtttttcgttcttacaattttacataaatatggGGGTATGATTTACATCGGTATCAAACATCATCTGAGAATTCAATGATGGGTAAAGAAAGAGTTTCCTACACGATGGAGGAGAAGTTGAAGATCATCAAGTATGCTGAGACGAAAGGCAACCGAGCTGCGGGTAGATAATTCAATGTCAACGAGGCGAACATCAGACAGTGGCGGCTGAAGAAAGACCGGCTTCAACAACTCCCAAAGAAGAAGATGGCAGAGAGAGGCAGAGAGAGGCAGAGAGACCTTCCACCCACAGATGGAAGAACAGCTCAACGCCTGGATCCAGGACATGCGGCAGCAGGGGGTTGACGTATCCATGGGAGAAGTAAAGATCAAGGCAAAGATCATCGCCAAACAGATGAAGATTGCGAACTTCAAGGCCTTCCAGGGATGGTGTTACAGATTTTTCCAGCGACACAAACTGTCAATGAGAAGAAGAACGCACATAGCCCAGCACCTGCCTGAAGACTACGAGGAAAAAGTCACAGATTTCCAGCGGTTCATTATACAGCAAAGAAAAAGGAACGACTACGCCCCTGATCAGATCGGGAATGCTGATCAAACGCCACTAACCTTCGACATTCCCTACACCACTACAGTCGCCACCAAAGGAGACTGAGAACTATCAACATTAAGACAACAGGAAATGAAAACAACAGATTCACAGTCATGCTTGCGTGTACAGCCGATGGAGGGAAGCTGCCGCCATACGTCATCTTCAAGAGGA
This genomic interval carries:
- the LOC128162640 gene encoding uncharacterized protein LOC128162640, producing MPGLSFPPHAGSSPVNCHSLGISSATGEGMKLAGLSALSLVAADDGTDSSLHGPFHQRCIGSSSTISITGEMGNDEWTVITLQLTDAFRSPSLFVFNGGLWRNGCSAAFMSGAAWNGVFPIALKVALLYRASPSALIGVLAGPHFSLSS